The following are encoded in a window of Catenulispora sp. EB89 genomic DNA:
- the paaN gene encoding phenylacetic acid degradation protein PaaN, translating to MTATAEQFTVRHRETLDRAVQAIRERAFWTPYPEIPKAYGEESAGTGKAAYEGYLNRPFPLAQPGTDELVGAEKSPYGVALGVTYPHPDLDVLLPAMEKAMPKWRDAGPEARAAVLIEALARLNERTHEIAHAVHHTSGQAFGMAFQAGGPHAQDRGLEAVAYAYAAQTAQVSAAEWEKPQGPKPALHMAKKFTAVPRGIGLVIGCNTFPTWNSYPGLFASLATGNAVVVKPHPNAVLPLAITVAVLRDTLAEAGFDPDLVALAVEKPGEGLAKTLALRPEIRIIDYTGSTEFGVWLERNAPQAAVYTEKAGINTVIVDSVEDYKGMLGNLAFSFSLYSGQMCTTPQNIFVPREGITVAGEHKSFDDFAADLAGAVEKLLGDDARANALLGAVCNPGVTDRLKQAESVGKTVLASRTVSNAEYPDAEVRTPLIAAIDIADTDVYTGEWFGPISFLIAADSTDQAIETFRKTVRDHGAITAAVYSTHDDVIAQTEDAALDAGVNLSVNLTGGVYVNQSAAFSDFHATGANPAANAALSDLAYVASRFRVVQSRRHI from the coding sequence ATGACCGCCACGGCCGAGCAGTTCACCGTCCGCCACCGTGAGACCCTCGATCGGGCGGTGCAGGCGATCCGCGAACGCGCGTTCTGGACGCCGTACCCGGAGATCCCGAAGGCGTACGGCGAGGAGTCCGCCGGCACCGGGAAGGCGGCGTACGAGGGCTACCTGAACCGGCCGTTCCCGCTGGCCCAGCCCGGGACCGACGAGCTGGTCGGCGCCGAGAAGTCGCCGTACGGGGTGGCGCTGGGCGTCACGTACCCGCACCCGGACCTGGACGTCCTGCTGCCGGCGATGGAAAAGGCGATGCCGAAGTGGCGCGACGCCGGCCCCGAGGCGCGGGCCGCGGTACTGATCGAGGCGCTGGCGCGGCTGAACGAGCGCACGCACGAGATCGCGCACGCCGTGCACCACACCTCCGGCCAGGCGTTCGGCATGGCGTTCCAGGCCGGCGGCCCGCACGCGCAGGACCGCGGGCTGGAGGCGGTCGCGTACGCCTACGCGGCGCAGACCGCGCAGGTCTCGGCGGCGGAGTGGGAGAAGCCGCAGGGGCCGAAGCCGGCGCTGCACATGGCGAAGAAGTTCACCGCCGTGCCGCGCGGCATCGGCCTGGTGATCGGCTGCAACACGTTCCCGACCTGGAACAGCTACCCGGGCCTGTTCGCCTCGCTGGCCACCGGCAACGCGGTGGTCGTGAAGCCGCACCCGAACGCGGTCCTGCCGCTGGCGATCACGGTCGCGGTGCTGCGCGACACCCTCGCCGAGGCCGGCTTCGACCCGGACCTGGTCGCGCTGGCGGTGGAGAAGCCGGGCGAGGGGCTGGCCAAGACGCTGGCGCTGCGCCCGGAGATCCGCATCATCGACTACACGGGCTCGACCGAGTTCGGCGTGTGGCTGGAGCGCAACGCGCCGCAGGCCGCGGTGTACACGGAGAAGGCCGGCATCAACACGGTGATCGTCGACTCGGTCGAGGACTACAAGGGGATGCTGGGCAACCTGGCGTTCTCGTTCTCGCTCTACAGCGGCCAGATGTGCACCACGCCGCAGAACATCTTCGTCCCCCGCGAGGGCATCACGGTCGCCGGCGAGCACAAGTCCTTCGACGACTTCGCCGCCGACCTGGCCGGCGCCGTGGAGAAGCTGCTCGGCGACGACGCACGCGCCAACGCCCTGCTCGGCGCGGTGTGCAACCCCGGCGTCACCGACCGCCTGAAGCAGGCCGAATCGGTCGGCAAGACCGTCCTGGCCTCCCGCACCGTGTCGAACGCCGAGTACCCGGACGCCGAGGTCCGCACCCCGCTGATCGCCGCGATCGACATCGCGGACACCGACGTCTACACCGGCGAGTGGTTCGGCCCGATCAGCTTCCTGATCGCCGCCGACAGCACCGACCAGGCCATCGAGACCTTCCGCAAAACCGTCCGCGACCACGGCGCCATCACCGCCGCGGTGTACTCCACCCACGACGACGTGATCGCACAGACCGAGGACGCGGCGCTGGACGCCGGCGTGAACCTCTCGGTCAACCTGACCGGCGGCGTGTACGTGAACCAGAGCGCAGCGTTCTCCGACTTCCACGCCACCGGCGCCAACCCGGCGGCGAACGCGGCGCTTTCGGACCTGGCTTACGTGGCGAGCCGGTTCCGGGTGGTGCAGTCGCGGCGGCACATCTAG
- a CDS encoding DUF6444 domain-containing protein → MCDRVLSCVVGGLESPSREDLLALLALQQRQIEDPKSTVVRLTDEVVELRARLGRNSGYSSMPQSSDMFVKPERRKKRSSGQPRGKQPGAPGRVAGAGGAPGPSTGRVPGGLHRPRIDASADLG, encoded by the coding sequence GTGTGTGACAGGGTTCTGTCTTGCGTCGTCGGGGGGCTGGAGTCGCCGTCGCGGGAAGATCTCCTTGCGCTGCTCGCGTTGCAGCAGCGGCAGATCGAGGACCCGAAGTCCACGGTGGTCCGCCTGACCGACGAGGTCGTCGAACTGCGGGCGAGGCTGGGCCGGAACTCGGGGTACTCCTCGATGCCGCAATCCTCGGACATGTTCGTGAAGCCCGAGCGGCGCAAGAAGCGTTCGTCGGGGCAGCCGCGCGGCAAGCAGCCCGGTGCACCCGGACGTGTCGCTGGAGCTGGTGGAGCGCCCGGACCGTCAACTGGACGAGTTCCCGGCGGACTGCACCGTCCGCGAATCGATGCTTCCGCGGATCTCGGCTAG